A window of Castanea sativa cultivar Marrone di Chiusa Pesio chromosome 1, ASM4071231v1 contains these coding sequences:
- the LOC142616659 gene encoding cleavage stimulating factor 64, giving the protein MASSQHRCVFVGNIPYDATEEQLIEICQEVGPVVSFRLVIDRETGKPKGYGFCEYKDEETALSARRNLQGYEINGRQLRVDFAENDKGADRNREQGRGGPGLASNVEPQKQLAGPAIHGESIHHQPIGLQIAITAAAVMAGTLGGAQAGMQSNPNGLHSQSALANDPLTLHLAKMSRSQLNEIMFELKAMATQNKELARQLLVARPQLPKALFQAQIMLGMVTPQMLQMPNIRQASGQLTQPPLHDRQQVQQSAAQTLPGLPPPAQHKMLSGLMPKVQEIQVSAVPQNPLVHNQFSSAPQPRVQLPQHANNHIVQQTTFPGHSAISTLPPIPPSLGNLSSRPQIQMAKSSSLNHQTQPSLPQHSGQVGAANLGQSIQMVNPNAIKPSLLPRPPLSDAGFQPGPPISSGISQAINKGADNGNWVHRSNAYVNAPSGSMVYDSLEPIDRPTKLMKLDDGRSNAFSVGSSNASNTNGSGLPQVFGAGSLPVNQVLKAEGQNSEKQLSQSQLPPEVESALLQQVLNLTPEQLSSLPPEQQQQVIQLQQVLRRDQIQPS; this is encoded by the exons ATGGCCTCTTCTCAGCATCGCTGCGTTTTtg TTGGGAACATACCATATGATGCCACTGAGGAACAGCTTATAGAAATCTGCCAGGAGGTTGGTCCTGTTGTGTCTTTCag ATTAGTAATTGATAGAGAAACTGGGAAACCAAAAGGTTATGGATTCTGTGAATATAAGGATGAAGAGACAGCTCTAAGCGCTCGTCGTAATCTTCAGGGTTATGAGATCAATGGCCGGCAATTACGGGTTGATTTTGCAGAAAATGACAAAGGTGCCGACCGAAATCGAGAACAG GGTCGTGGGGGACCTGGACTTGCTTCTAATGTTG AACCTCAAAAACAGTTAGCTGGCCCAGCAATCCATGGGGAATCTATTCACCATCAGCCAATTGGTCTCCAGATAGCTATAACTGCAGCAGCTGTCATGGCAGGAACTCTAGGTGGTGCTCAGGCAGGCATGCAGTCAAATCCAAATGGTTTGCACAGTCAGTCAGCATTGGCCAATGATCCTTTAACTCTTCATCTGGCTAAAATGTCTAGGAGTCAACTCAATGAAATAATGTTTGAGCTGAAG GCAATGGCTACACAAAATAAGGAACTAGCTCGCCAGCTATTGGTTGCAAGACCACAGTTGCCTAAAGCTCTTTTTCAG GCACAGATAATGCTAGGAATGGTGACCCCCCAAATG TTGCAGATGCCAAATATTCGGCAGGCTTCAGGTCAACTCACACAGCCTCCATTGCATGATAGGCAGCAGGTTCAGCAATCAGCTGCTCAAACTCTTCCTGGGCTACCCCCTCCTGCCCAGCACAAGATGCTGTCTGGGCTGATGCCTAAAGTTCAAGAAATTCAAGTTTCTGCAGTGCCTCAAAATCCTTTGGTTCACAACCAATTTTCTTCAGCACCACAACCTCGAGTTCAACTTCCACAACATGCAAACAATCATATTGTACAACAGACCACATTTCCTGGACATTCTGCAATTTCAACACTTCCTCCCATACCACCATCTTTGGGAAATTTGTCCTCTAGACCACAGATACAGATGGCAAAATCCTCTTCTCTTAACCATCAAACACAGCCCTCTTTGCCACAACACTCTGGGCAGGTTGGGGCTGCCAATTTAGGACAAAGCATTCAGATGGTTAATCCAAATGCAATAAAACCTTCTCTCTTACCTCGTCCTCCCTTATCAGATGCTGGCTTTCAG CCTGGCCCCCCAATATCATCAGGTATATCACAGGCAATTAACAAGGGTGCTGATAATGGAAATTGGGTCCACAGAAGTAATGCATATGTAAATGCACCTTCTGGGAGCATGGTTTATGATTCTTTAGAACCAATTGATCGCCCTACAAAGCTAATGAAATTGGATGATGGGAGGAGCAATGCTTTCTCAGTGGGGAGTTCAAATGCATCCAACACCAATGGATCTGGACTGCCCCAAGTTTTTGGAGCTGGCTCATTGCCTGTAAATCAAGTTCTGAAAGCAGAAGGGCAAAATTCAGAGAAACAACTTTCCCAG TCACAGCTTCCACCTGAGGTGGAGTCTGCCTTACTGCAACAAGTGTTAAACCTAACACCAGAGCAATTAAGTTCATTGCCTCCAGAGCAGCAACAACAAGTCATTCAGCTCCAACAGGTTCTTCGGCGAGATCAAATTCAGCCATCTTAG